In Thermosphaera sp., a genomic segment contains:
- a CDS encoding peroxiredoxin, with protein MVGQIPLIGEKFPEMEVVTTHGKRKLPDDYKGKYLVIFSHPADFTPVCTTEFVGFAKRYEDFKRLNTELLGHSVDSVFSHIKWIEWIKEKLGVEIPFPIIADPNGEVGRKLGFLHVQSATHTVRAVIVVDGEGIIRAILYYPQEAGRNIDEILRLVKALQLNDKYKRAVPHLWPNNELIKDALIVPPANNVMDAKERPMKFKCFDWWFCYEEGKVPQEEIEEVRKWLERASKP; from the coding sequence ATGGTAGGACAAATACCATTGATAGGTGAGAAATTCCCCGAGATGGAGGTCGTTACGACTCACGGCAAGAGAAAACTTCCAGACGATTACAAGGGAAAATACCTTGTAATATTTAGCCACCCAGCCGACTTCACTCCGGTATGTACAACAGAATTTGTTGGATTCGCTAAGAGATATGAAGATTTTAAAAGACTAAATACTGAACTGCTGGGACATAGTGTTGACAGCGTCTTCTCTCACATCAAATGGATTGAATGGATTAAAGAAAAACTCGGAGTCGAAATACCGTTTCCGATAATAGCTGATCCTAATGGAGAGGTTGGTAGAAAACTTGGTTTTCTACACGTTCAAAGCGCGACTCACACTGTCAGGGCCGTGATAGTCGTCGACGGCGAAGGAATAATAAGAGCTATCCTATACTATCCGCAGGAAGCTGGTAGAAATATCGACGAAATCTTACGACTTGTGAAAGCCCTTCAATTAAACGATAAATACAAGAGGGCGGTTCCGCATTTATGGCCTAACAATGAACTCATAAAGGATGCCCTTATAGTCCCACCTGCCAATAATGTGATGGACGCGAAAGAAAGGCCAATGAAGTTTAAGTGTTTTGATTGGTGGTTCTGCTACGAGGAGGGCAAAGTTCCACAGGAGGAGATAGAGGAAGTTAGAAAGTGGCTTGAAAGAGCTTCCAAACCCTAA
- a CDS encoding FprA family A-type flavoprotein, which produces MIDDKQGWVMNINYSRIDDNLYLLQYRDVETKYFEGLWSIPEGVTYNSYILETNDGIVVFDTWKRSVGELFTEQIIKHYDPRDVKYLVVHHMEPDHSGSIPHLLKMNPNITLLGQQLTRAMIESFYQVAPNFRPVKDGEVFRVGEYSLKFLHTPWLHWPETIMTYVVEKQFLFTCDAFGSYGIPNALFYDELNSDEKKRFDGYLVKYFANIIGHFRDWVVKNVEKIEQTGLTISMLLPSHGPLYRDADIARLLNIYKLLGAGKGIPGKTLLVYTSMYGFVRDVVEIIEKILQERKVDYNVREFTDTFHSDLSDVIADAYQAQNIIIATSTYEARAFPIARLVSELIIEKTPVNKKLLIIGLYGWGGKAGSELKELFLGKNYPYVDVLEFRAGQHLLVRRSIEEKIDKLFSA; this is translated from the coding sequence TTGATTGATGATAAACAGGGATGGGTTATGAATATTAATTATTCGAGAATAGACGATAACTTGTACTTACTCCAGTATAGAGATGTTGAAACCAAGTATTTCGAGGGACTATGGAGTATCCCTGAGGGTGTTACATATAACTCGTATATTCTCGAGACCAACGATGGAATTGTGGTCTTTGATACTTGGAAACGTTCTGTGGGAGAATTGTTTACAGAGCAGATAATTAAGCATTATGATCCAAGAGATGTTAAATACTTGGTAGTACACCATATGGAGCCCGACCACAGCGGCTCAATACCGCATTTATTGAAAATGAACCCTAACATAACGTTGCTTGGACAACAGCTTACGCGAGCCATGATTGAGTCATTTTATCAGGTCGCCCCAAACTTCAGACCTGTAAAAGACGGGGAGGTGTTCAGAGTAGGAGAGTATTCCTTGAAATTCCTGCACACACCATGGCTCCACTGGCCTGAAACTATTATGACATATGTAGTTGAGAAACAGTTCCTTTTCACATGCGATGCTTTTGGCTCTTACGGAATTCCCAATGCACTATTCTATGATGAATTGAATAGTGATGAAAAGAAGAGGTTTGACGGATATCTTGTCAAATATTTTGCTAACATAATTGGACACTTCAGGGATTGGGTGGTGAAGAATGTTGAGAAGATTGAACAAACGGGTCTGACCATTAGTATGCTTCTACCATCGCATGGCCCTCTCTATAGGGATGCCGACATCGCTAGATTGCTTAATATTTACAAATTGCTTGGCGCGGGCAAGGGGATACCCGGCAAGACCTTATTAGTATATACCAGTATGTACGGCTTCGTAAGGGATGTCGTAGAAATTATTGAGAAAATACTACAGGAGAGAAAAGTGGACTATAATGTTCGTGAATTCACAGATACTTTTCACAGCGATCTCAGCGATGTAATAGCGGACGCCTACCAAGCACAAAACATAATAATAGCCACTTCAACTTATGAGGCAAGAGCCTTCCCAATCGCCAGACTCGTCAGCGAGTTGATAATAGAGAAAACACCGGTAAACAAAAAACTATTGATAATAGGTTTATACGGCTGGGGTGGAAAAGCGGGTTCTGAGCTCAAAGAATTATTCTTAGGAAAGAACTATCCTTATGTTGACGTATTAGAGTTTAGAGCTGGCCAGCACTTGCTAGTTAGAAGAAGTATAGAAGAGAAAATTGACAAACTTTTTTCGGCTTAA
- the fba gene encoding class I fructose-bisphosphate aldolase — MAFQSVGKTIRLKRILPDGKSVVFAFDHGIEHGPSDFTPETLDPRPLIRKIVDSGVDAIMLTPGLAYITRDSWIGKTSLIVKITGKTNLRPEDQKMIQSIIGSVEEAVALGADAIAATIYWGSQYEDSMVSQWSLIKEESESYGYPCLQLAYPRGPTIKNMYDVEVVKYGVRAAIEVGADLIKTYYTGSLDTFKDVVKAASGIPVLMSGGAPRRSFLEFLRDVENVMKAGANGVVVGRNVFMHEKPEAAIKAVMKIVHEGFSAEEAFKII; from the coding sequence ATGGCTTTTCAAAGCGTTGGAAAAACGATTAGGCTAAAGAGAATACTTCCGGACGGGAAGTCTGTTGTCTTCGCGTTTGACCATGGAATTGAGCACGGTCCAAGCGATTTCACACCTGAGACGCTGGATCCTAGACCTCTTATACGTAAAATAGTCGATTCCGGTGTAGATGCTATAATGTTAACCCCAGGGCTTGCCTATATCACTCGCGACTCATGGATCGGTAAGACAAGCCTTATCGTCAAGATAACTGGAAAAACGAATCTACGTCCAGAGGATCAAAAAATGATTCAGAGTATCATTGGTTCTGTGGAAGAGGCTGTAGCGTTGGGCGCTGACGCAATAGCGGCTACAATATACTGGGGGTCTCAATATGAAGACTCGATGGTTTCCCAATGGTCCTTGATAAAAGAAGAGTCTGAAAGCTACGGGTATCCTTGTCTACAGCTTGCGTATCCTAGGGGCCCTACTATCAAAAACATGTATGATGTTGAAGTAGTCAAGTACGGAGTAAGGGCGGCGATTGAGGTTGGTGCAGATTTAATCAAGACCTATTATACGGGGAGCCTAGACACATTTAAGGATGTTGTGAAGGCAGCCTCGGGAATCCCCGTATTGATGAGTGGTGGAGCGCCAAGGAGAAGTTTCTTAGAATTCCTAAGAGATGTCGAGAACGTGATGAAAGCAGGCGCAAACGGCGTTGTTGTAGGCAGGAATGTCTTCATGCATGAGAAGCCTGAGGCGGCTATTAAGGCAGTGATGAAAATAGTCCATGAAGGTTTCAGTGCCGAAGAGGCCTTCAAGATCATCTGA
- a CDS encoding cytidine deaminase encodes MSNINKTLISKATSILKNSYAPYSKIHVAAAVLGSNGKIYTGVNVENSSYGLTICAERAALVQMVSDGETKPIKIAVVTDLQDPIPPCGACRQFMAEFNPDVELILYSVTSRKKIETRLSSIFPSPFKL; translated from the coding sequence ATGAGCAATATTAATAAAACCCTTATATCAAAAGCAACTTCAATCTTGAAGAACAGCTATGCGCCTTACAGCAAGATTCACGTGGCAGCGGCCGTGCTAGGGTCCAACGGTAAGATTTACACAGGTGTGAACGTTGAAAACTCGAGCTATGGGTTAACAATTTGTGCAGAACGGGCTGCATTAGTCCAAATGGTGAGTGATGGGGAAACTAAACCGATTAAGATTGCAGTCGTGACGGATTTGCAGGACCCAATTCCCCCATGTGGGGCCTGCAGACAATTCATGGCAGAGTTTAATCCGGATGTCGAACTAATCCTCTATAGTGTAACATCTCGCAAAAAGATCGAAACAAGGTTGTCCAGCATATTCCCAAGCCCTTTCAAACTCTAG
- a CDS encoding hemerythrin family protein: MSIYENCLKAINLGVKSGIQEINTLLDISEVMIVDRVKGDLEHVLKVVATSSKDDYFYIEIRNDFLKAKCLLLFEEGRLIKAGCEPLESNNVIIPEVFCSSLHESLISLYKLILPSLQWKDEMNTGYEPIDSQHKELLNMWNDFIKKLMKDPNNSIEFLEALINKINNHFSFEEELMRKSKYQGMKKHVKEHEDFRKILNQLLLRSHEIGVLESLRESLGLIYAYLHHLITFDKALALYMAKQ, encoded by the coding sequence ATGAGCATTTATGAAAACTGCTTGAAGGCGATCAATCTAGGCGTTAAATCGGGAATACAGGAGATAAACACACTGCTAGACATATCGGAGGTAATGATAGTAGATAGGGTTAAAGGAGACCTAGAGCATGTGTTAAAAGTGGTTGCTACATCGTCAAAAGATGACTACTTCTATATTGAAATAAGGAACGATTTTTTGAAAGCGAAATGTCTTCTTCTCTTCGAGGAGGGGCGCCTTATAAAAGCTGGATGTGAACCCTTAGAGTCAAACAATGTTATTATACCAGAGGTTTTTTGTTCGAGCCTACATGAATCCCTGATATCCCTATATAAATTGATACTTCCCTCTCTTCAATGGAAGGATGAGATGAATACTGGATATGAACCAATTGACTCCCAGCATAAAGAACTATTGAATATGTGGAATGACTTCATCAAAAAGTTGATGAAAGATCCAAACAATTCTATTGAATTCTTAGAAGCTCTCATAAATAAAATTAACAACCACTTCAGTTTTGAAGAAGAGCTAATGAGGAAAAGCAAGTATCAAGGAATGAAAAAACATGTTAAAGAACATGAAGATTTTAGAAAGATATTAAATCAGCTCCTATTGAGAAGCCATGAGATAGGGGTTCTAGAATCCCTGAGAGAGAGTTTAGGATTAATATACGCATACCTGCATCACTTGATCACGTTTGACAAAGCACTAGCACTCTACATGGCAAAACAATAA
- a CDS encoding small multi-drug export protein, producing the protein MADAILTHLLISVLLGFLPISEVRGAIPYALVVGDGNMHIMGIYILGGVLANLSIAPIALNILALVERIIMSNRFPRRIRRIYFKIVETAMKKAQRMEKVTFISLILFVGIPLPVTGAWTGSLIAFLLRMDKKKAILGISLGVVIASFIVFIVSYLGISILKALFII; encoded by the coding sequence ATGGCAGACGCTATATTGACCCACCTGTTAATAAGCGTTCTCCTCGGCTTCCTCCCTATCAGCGAAGTAAGAGGCGCTATCCCATACGCGCTCGTAGTGGGTGATGGAAACATGCATATCATGGGAATATATATATTAGGAGGTGTGTTGGCGAACCTTTCAATAGCGCCAATAGCATTGAACATCTTGGCGCTTGTCGAGAGGATTATCATGAGCAATAGATTTCCTCGGAGGATAAGACGGATTTATTTTAAGATTGTCGAGACAGCCATGAAAAAGGCTCAGCGAATGGAAAAAGTAACTTTCATCTCGTTGATATTGTTTGTAGGAATCCCGCTCCCTGTTACGGGAGCTTGGACCGGTAGCTTAATAGCGTTTCTCCTTAGAATGGATAAAAAGAAGGCAATACTAGGGATCAGCTTAGGAGTAGTAATAGCTTCATTCATAGTTTTCATCGTCTCTTATCTCGGGATTTCCATCCTGAAAGCCTTGTTCATTATCTAA
- a CDS encoding class II SORL domain-containing protein, whose product MGLKELIYEPGTAKGEALAKVESHTPKIDAPEVVKAGEVFKVKVWVGPHPNTVEHSIRWIELYFEEQGRPFNPVLIGRYEFTPVYSEPIVETYIKLSKSGKLIALEYCNLHGLWESSKEIRVE is encoded by the coding sequence ATGGGGTTAAAAGAACTCATCTATGAGCCGGGAACCGCAAAAGGGGAGGCCTTAGCAAAGGTTGAGTCGCACACTCCTAAAATAGATGCACCCGAAGTCGTAAAGGCTGGAGAAGTATTCAAGGTTAAGGTATGGGTTGGGCCCCATCCAAATACAGTGGAGCATAGTATACGATGGATAGAGCTGTATTTTGAAGAGCAAGGAAGGCCTTTCAATCCCGTACTGATAGGTCGGTATGAGTTTACACCTGTGTATAGTGAACCGATCGTCGAGACTTATATCAAGCTGTCTAAATCAGGAAAACTGATAGCATTAGAATATTGCAATCTACATGGATTGTGGGAGTCAAGCAAAGAGATACGAGTGGAATAA
- a CDS encoding carbohydrate kinase family protein: MSDSLDVVTVGHALVDIRILVDSFPGIDQESKVLEQSWGSGGSAVNVAIGVRRLGLKSGILAKVGFDSFGRIVVDDLLKEGVDISGLRISLGQTGFTIVAINRKGEITMYGFKGAAESLEPSDLSEYAISRARWVHIASLRLDTTIEALRMAEKYGLKTSWDPGRVLAAQGLDKLKPVVSRVNIVFVNEKEARLLTGLEDYKEAARAIASEGVETVIIKRGAKGVYAYGKEIDEDISAYKVENVLDTTGAGDAFASGFITGVLRGYSLRKSLQYGNAVAALKIASLGSHCVPTHDEVVRFIWEKEGI, translated from the coding sequence TTGTCGGATAGCCTAGATGTAGTCACCGTGGGACATGCCCTTGTAGACATTAGAATACTTGTGGACAGTTTCCCGGGTATAGATCAGGAGAGCAAAGTACTGGAGCAGTCATGGGGGAGCGGGGGCTCGGCAGTTAACGTAGCAATTGGAGTCAGAAGATTGGGGTTGAAATCCGGAATACTTGCTAAAGTTGGATTCGACAGCTTTGGACGAATAGTTGTGGACGATCTCCTTAAGGAGGGGGTCGACATAAGTGGTTTAAGGATAAGCCTTGGCCAGACCGGCTTCACCATTGTGGCGATCAATCGAAAAGGCGAAATAACCATGTATGGATTCAAGGGTGCTGCCGAATCCCTTGAACCCTCGGACCTCAGCGAGTACGCCATATCCAGAGCAAGGTGGGTTCATATAGCTAGTCTCAGGCTTGACACGACAATTGAGGCGCTGCGGATGGCCGAAAAATATGGATTAAAAACCTCATGGGACCCGGGCAGGGTTCTCGCGGCCCAAGGCTTGGACAAGTTGAAGCCGGTTGTATCTAGAGTGAACATTGTATTCGTTAACGAGAAAGAAGCTAGACTTTTAACGGGTTTAGAAGACTATAAAGAGGCTGCACGAGCTATAGCCTCCGAGGGGGTTGAAACTGTCATAATTAAAAGGGGGGCAAAGGGGGTTTATGCTTATGGAAAAGAAATTGATGAAGATATATCAGCATATAAGGTGGAAAACGTTCTCGATACAACAGGGGCGGGAGACGCTTTCGCATCGGGTTTCATCACAGGGGTTTTGAGAGGGTATAGTTTAAGGAAATCCCTTCAGTACGGAAATGCTGTGGCAGCGTTGAAAATAGCTAGCTTAGGCTCTCACTGTGTTCCAACACATGATGAAGTTGTCAGGTTTATTTGGGAGAAGGAAGGAATTTAA
- a CDS encoding HD domain-containing protein — MESPTSPFIPFNGQIKDAIYGYIDYVKGFEDKVIDSWPLQRLRYIYQLQAAHFIYPSATHTRFAHSIGVMHSSFRYISHLLKTSYHLPLDSVFRSELVQYQREIIFASRLLGLMHDLGHGPFSHAFDKYVYKNREFVGYRIGNHEVISYLIYRDFLRDKILGYAREYEKTLGINPEKLISLLDDGMKPPRGMKEFTDLINRSLLKDFDFYDPISVGGVSSIVRLVVRDYAYTSDIMDYLKRDSFFTGVPVGEINDDWIIRNTYLLEKGDSIIPGVSRKSLDEIARLFDARIIMYKNVYLHPANVAFIETIGYLMSCVKTRIVEVIENMLSSPENLVKYSLLTDHSLYAMLNSLVFQDASYYECEDKVFARKAAESIFIHRKPVWKMIGRFSYNLNHAKHLFGERFGDAIQRHLKDKISDEISNQLRSKGIDRGDLIVIIDKIDIYPSAGSEILNKIHVVEIRDNKVLDAEELSYDRFAEQYGLIPTALFTIYIAREKYNDLSGDDLKKAQSSAQEIINEALYGGGREAPETS, encoded by the coding sequence GTGGAGTCTCCAACATCGCCCTTTATCCCCTTCAACGGTCAAATCAAGGACGCCATTTATGGTTACATAGACTATGTGAAAGGATTTGAAGACAAGGTTATTGATTCGTGGCCTCTACAGAGATTAAGATACATATATCAGTTGCAGGCCGCTCACTTCATTTATCCAAGCGCGACTCACACCAGATTTGCCCACAGCATTGGTGTAATGCATTCTTCGTTTAGGTACATCTCTCATCTTCTTAAGACCTCGTATCATCTACCGCTAGATAGCGTGTTCAGATCGGAATTAGTTCAATATCAAAGGGAAATCATATTTGCATCCCGACTGCTCGGCCTGATGCATGATTTAGGGCACGGCCCTTTCAGTCACGCCTTCGATAAATACGTGTACAAGAACAGGGAGTTTGTTGGATATCGAATAGGCAACCATGAAGTTATCAGTTATCTTATCTATAGGGATTTCTTACGAGATAAAATACTTGGTTATGCAAGAGAATATGAAAAAACACTTGGTATTAACCCTGAAAAATTGATTTCACTGCTTGATGATGGAATGAAGCCTCCTCGAGGGATGAAAGAATTCACAGATCTCATTAATCGTTCGTTGTTAAAAGACTTCGACTTCTATGACCCTATATCAGTTGGAGGGGTCAGCAGCATAGTCAGACTTGTCGTGAGAGACTATGCCTACACCAGCGATATTATGGACTACTTGAAAAGAGACAGTTTTTTCACAGGAGTTCCTGTCGGAGAGATTAATGATGATTGGATCATTCGGAACACTTATTTACTAGAAAAAGGAGATTCGATCATCCCCGGGGTCTCCAGGAAATCATTAGATGAGATAGCGAGGCTTTTCGATGCGAGAATAATAATGTATAAAAACGTATACTTACACCCAGCTAATGTTGCCTTCATTGAAACGATCGGCTACCTGATGAGTTGTGTTAAAACACGAATAGTTGAGGTTATTGAAAACATGTTAAGTAGTCCTGAAAACCTCGTGAAGTACTCGCTCCTGACTGATCACTCCCTTTATGCCATGCTGAACTCATTAGTGTTTCAAGACGCCTCTTACTACGAGTGTGAAGATAAGGTGTTTGCAAGAAAGGCAGCTGAAAGCATATTCATTCATAGAAAACCTGTTTGGAAGATGATAGGGCGATTCTCATACAATCTCAACCACGCCAAACACTTATTCGGAGAGCGATTCGGCGATGCTATTCAAAGACATTTGAAAGATAAGATTTCGGATGAGATCTCCAATCAGTTGAGGTCAAAAGGCATCGACAGGGGTGACTTGATTGTTATAATAGACAAGATCGACATCTACCCATCGGCTGGATCAGAAATTCTCAACAAAATACATGTAGTTGAGATAAGGGATAACAAAGTTCTTGATGCAGAAGAGCTGAGCTATGATAGATTTGCCGAGCAGTACGGATTAATACCGACCGCGCTTTTCACAATTTATATTGCAAGAGAGAAATATAATGACTTGTCTGGAGACGACTTAAAGAAGGCCCAAAGTAGTGCACAGGAGATTATAAACGAGGCTCTCTACGGTGGTGGAAGAGAAGCACCAGAGACGAGTTAA
- a CDS encoding Lrp/AsnC family transcriptional regulator, whose translation MDIDEIDMLIIKELSENARKTYSEIADKLNLSDVAIIKRVRKLETEGVIRKYALVVDAGKIGFKKISFTGINVKPERLFEVVRILKEKDYIKYLAITSGDHELLAVIWARDSEELQRIHMEISSIEGVINIYPAILTDIVKAEQYV comes from the coding sequence ATGGACATTGACGAGATAGATATGCTTATTATCAAGGAGCTGTCTGAGAACGCTAGGAAAACCTACAGTGAGATAGCTGACAAGTTGAATTTAAGCGATGTAGCGATAATAAAGAGAGTAAGAAAACTTGAAACTGAGGGAGTCATTCGAAAATACGCCCTAGTAGTTGATGCTGGAAAGATAGGCTTTAAAAAGATCTCGTTTACTGGTATCAACGTTAAGCCAGAAAGACTTTTCGAAGTTGTTAGAATATTGAAGGAGAAAGATTACATTAAATACTTAGCTATAACCTCAGGAGACCACGAGTTATTAGCGGTAATCTGGGCAAGAGATAGCGAAGAATTGCAGAGAATTCACATGGAGATTAGTAGCATTGAGGGAGTGATAAATATATATCCTGCTATATTAACGGATATTGTCAAAGCGGAGCAGTATGTTTAG
- a CDS encoding threonine synthase — MFIKVLRCSRCGREYLLESKPVLCENDDLGRLDIVYDYEKIRDILDVEGLTKRPFNMWRYFEFLPVPGEEYVVSLGEGGTPLLKASRLGEALGLKNLYIKDETRNPTGSFKDRAMSVSISMAKFFGFKKAVIASSGNAAASLAAYGAKAGIDIYAFVPDFAGYGKIAQLLYYGAKVFKVKWTEAEDPTVKMMKLLVEKYGFYPSPSFGVYNPYQIEGPKTISMEIIEQLRWEVPDQVFIPTGAGSLLTGVYNGFRDFNLVGLTAEYPKMVAVQPEGNHPLVRAWLERQDPFNIRPWERPPETIATGLEDTLPWDGDAALKAIYNTKGYGVVVSDDEIVRAMKLLASLEGIFAEPSGAAGLAGLIKALDEGRVDRDETIVVLVTGHGLKDPDIIRKTAGDAPSINPTIEDLEEASRKYYGLKL; from the coding sequence ATGTTTATCAAGGTTCTAAGATGTAGTAGGTGTGGGCGGGAGTATCTTCTAGAATCTAAACCTGTTCTCTGCGAAAATGATGACCTAGGTAGATTGGACATAGTTTATGATTATGAAAAAATTAGAGATATCTTAGACGTTGAGGGGCTTACAAAAAGGCCTTTCAACATGTGGAGATATTTTGAGTTCCTACCGGTTCCAGGGGAAGAATACGTAGTTTCCTTGGGGGAAGGCGGTACACCACTTCTGAAGGCTTCGAGGCTCGGAGAGGCCCTAGGATTGAAAAACCTTTATATAAAAGACGAGACAAGAAATCCCACTGGAAGCTTCAAAGATCGAGCTATGAGCGTTTCCATCTCCATGGCTAAGTTTTTCGGATTCAAAAAAGCAGTGATCGCGAGTAGTGGAAACGCCGCGGCATCGTTAGCGGCATACGGGGCTAAGGCAGGGATAGACATCTACGCGTTCGTCCCGGATTTCGCAGGCTATGGAAAAATTGCACAACTATTATATTATGGGGCGAAAGTTTTCAAAGTCAAGTGGACAGAGGCAGAAGATCCAACAGTTAAAATGATGAAGCTACTTGTCGAAAAATACGGATTCTACCCCAGTCCGAGCTTTGGTGTTTACAACCCTTATCAAATCGAGGGGCCGAAGACAATATCAATGGAAATTATTGAACAGTTGCGATGGGAGGTTCCAGATCAGGTTTTCATACCGACTGGCGCAGGTAGCTTGCTAACGGGGGTCTACAACGGCTTCAGAGATTTTAACCTAGTGGGTCTTACGGCAGAATATCCCAAGATGGTGGCCGTGCAACCAGAGGGAAACCACCCTCTAGTTAGAGCTTGGTTGGAAAGGCAAGACCCATTCAATATTAGACCATGGGAGAGACCGCCTGAAACCATAGCCACAGGGCTCGAGGACACGCTTCCATGGGACGGTGACGCTGCTCTTAAGGCTATTTACAATACAAAGGGCTATGGCGTCGTAGTTTCAGATGATGAAATAGTAAGAGCAATGAAATTGCTCGCTAGCCTGGAGGGCATATTCGCTGAACCTAGTGGGGCAGCTGGATTAGCGGGCTTGATAAAAGCTCTAGATGAGGGGAGAGTTGATCGTGACGAGACCATCGTTGTATTGGTGACCGGTCATGGGTTGAAAGACCCTGATATCATTAGAAAGACAGCTGGAGATGCTCCATCAATAAACCCAACCATTGAAGATCTTGAAGAAGCTTCGAGAAAATATTATGGATTAAAACTATAA
- a CDS encoding class I SAM-dependent methyltransferase: protein MVFVDCWNICNEALKHTISYFKNIPRYRQWGWRNLPLEQYLKGDVLDIGAGRAYYHVGGRSIQGRVILVDPIYENVEGIFKTMINFITINGDGLSLPVRDGSIDTVLSLATIHHIPTKECRRTFLKEIYRSLRLDGVLILTAWSPQRIPVGEEVCDGILISSRFGSRFYHFYSKEELIEDLESIGFRVLRLENFVENPLKPSLTRNLLAVAHKG, encoded by the coding sequence ATGGTGTTTGTTGACTGTTGGAATATCTGCAACGAAGCTTTGAAACACACGATCTCGTATTTCAAGAATATTCCAAGGTATAGACAGTGGGGATGGAGAAACCTGCCCCTAGAACAATATCTGAAGGGAGACGTTCTAGATATTGGCGCTGGCCGAGCTTATTATCATGTAGGAGGGAGATCAATTCAAGGAAGAGTGATCCTCGTAGATCCAATTTACGAGAACGTAGAAGGGATTTTCAAGACTATGATTAATTTCATAACAATTAATGGAGATGGGCTATCCTTACCTGTTCGGGATGGTTCAATCGATACTGTTTTATCTCTTGCAACTATCCATCACATACCTACCAAGGAGTGTAGGAGGACCTTTCTGAAAGAGATTTACCGAAGTCTGCGACTTGATGGTGTATTGATACTCACTGCATGGTCTCCTCAGCGCATACCCGTGGGGGAGGAGGTTTGTGATGGAATATTAATTTCATCGAGATTTGGATCGAGATTTTACCATTTCTATTCTAAGGAAGAGTTGATCGAGGATCTTGAATCAATCGGCTTTCGTGTTTTAAGGCTTGAAAACTTTGTTGAAAACCCCTTAAAGCCCAGTTTGACGAGAAACCTTCTAGCAGTTGCTCACAAGGGGTAA